AACATTCGACATTATATATATCACACATGCAAAGATCATTGATGttgtagcagcagcagcagcatttatatttgattttttttttaatagcAGCTACATTggatttcttgttttttttttaaattttgactctctctctctctctcttggtTTCCATCATCTTTCcattcaaatgatcatcgtcatcaaataacgatgatgatcatcatcatcatcatggtagCTATATAGACTTTGTAATCActgatgctgttgttgtttttttttattgtcaatgacgctgatattttcaaaaaccattcctatttgaaaatataataTCTGTATTTTTGTATGGTTacaatatattcattgataattatgGTGATTATggcgtttttgttttttggattATAACATTATcttcaaattattaaaataataatgctcatgatgatggtggtcatGCATTAATGCTATCGTAATTCAATGATATATTTAAATATCCAAATACCAACCAGTTGTTAATGTTATTGGGTAATACTTTTACTATAGCAGCTAATTAATTGATCTTATTGatggaacaattttttttgttttgttgttcttcTATCCATAAGCCAtctgtccaaaaaaaaaaaaaaaatattttggatcaatatttgattttgcaaactttttttttgttacgcACGCTTTTGACATATGGATGGATTTAATATTGCCACGGTCAAGACgtcataatataataataataaaaatactTATATAATGGCacgtttaattttttttttttttttgatcggaTTATGAAATTCATGGATTTtgcgaatgaaaaaaaaactttacttGGTTGCggtaaatgaatttttgttttgtctatTATTTCCAATTATTCGTTTATTGAACCCGATAACAAAAGCATTGGAATATCATCCagatttcattattcattgtcATGATCAAATGAGAGGTCATCATTCTAGTTGTATTCataactagaaaaaaaaactataccAGTTCCtacttgaaatttttaatgtTATATAAGAGTACCcggaaataaaattgataaaaaaaccGATATAATAGCATAGACAAAGTAAACGCTAAAACATGATCATCACGATATCATTGATTGTCTGATattgcatcatcatatgtGTAGTTTCGATTCGTATTcataaaaagaaaagaaaaaaaagggttgTCTTGACAACCATATATGTCGATGACTCTTTACCGAAGAAAgaatatgtaaaaaaaatatgaacatGCAACAATATTTCCAGCCATATATTGCTATTTAGTTTTGCAATTCAAAGCATTATGTATTTACCAGTATTTAATTCGATGAATATCGTTGCCATTGGTGATCCAGGGTCCATAAGAAAATTCAGGGACATTATGGTATTTACAATTTGCAATAATGGACAAAGTATTTCTTTTGATCGActtgattcattcgattcgttGGGACGAACAttgctattattatttattcaaaaattagGTTGTTCACCTTTCCAGTAGGTAggtttcttttttccattattctTCAATCATGTAATTGGGCATTTGAttgcaaccaaaaaaaaaaaaattcgctcaatcacaaataaaattgatcgattaaaaACTCCAATTGTTTAGTACATCAAATTAACCAATGACTTTGACTTTGAatagcaagaaaaaaagtgaacttgatcatcaatttatctAAATGAAACTGTTATTAAATTTTGGATAATGTAAAAAAAGCGATTTTCTATTCGAATATCGAAaatctattttattttgttcagaTAGCAAGGTCAgtaaatcattaaaaaataatcaattcaaaaaaatacgaatgaaaaaacgcTTCCATATTTTTTCGAAGGAGGGATAAATGGCATACGcacaaaaatacaaaacaacGTAGGTGTCATAgtatgaatttgatttcaaacaggaaaaaaaaggataatatctgaacaaaaaaaacatacatttTGGGCGTataacgaaacaaaaatgtataAAAATAACTAGCTAGAATTTAATAAAGATCTATTCGGAAGTGGTTTCTTCAATAGAATCGATAATTCATGTTCATAGGTCTTTAATTTTCGTTCACAATCTTTACGTTCACGTATGCtggaattttgattttcaacatcatcatcaccctgttcatcagaatcatattcaatttcaCAAGCTTTAGCAGTGGTTCGAAACCAATTTTCTTCCGTTCGATTTTTTCGTAATTTATGTTCCAGCATATCACATAATTGTGCTAATCGTATACGTTCTTTTAAACGTTTCAATATTCTTGAATTTATATTCGAATATTCTGCTATGGATTCtttatgaataattttggaaaaattacGTAGAAAAAAAGCCTCCTCCCGAGGATCACATAGAATTAGACTAAAACCTTTGTTATTAATTCGTGCTGTACGGCCACTTCGATGTATATAGATATCAGCCGAACGTGGTACCTGATAATGAACGACATGATCAATATTAGGAATGTCCAATCCACGAGAAGCAACATCGGTTGCgaatatcaatgaatttcGTTTTGTGGTAAATCGTTCAATATTTGTAAGGCGACGTTTTTGAGGCATTGATGAGTGAATAGATAAGGGATTCATTCGAAGAAATCGAAACAAGTTCAAAAGGCGTCGTATACAATCGATACTGttacaaaaaacaattgttcGACCTGGATTATTCAGAACGAAATAGTATAGGTATAGATCTTTATCGTCTTTTAGACAATGTATTATTGATTCGGTCAAATGTTCGGCATCCGGCTTTGATCTTCGACCACCATCTGTTAGATCACATGTTTTCAATGTATTACGGTCAAGATTTAATGATTTAattaaatcgattgaatctcgatctgatttgtttgatgataatcgatgttttttctttgtagaTCGATTCATTGTTAAAGTGGCTGAGAATATAAACACTTGACATTTGCCAGACTTTAACGGATTACAATCAtctttgttgaaaaaatcgatgataaaTCCAAGTTCTTGAAAATgtgatttttcaatcattcgatCGGCTTCATCGATGACCAACGATCGAAGGTCGGTGATAAGCGATTTGCGATTCAAATATGGAACCGTATTCGAATTAAGCATTTCCCATAATCTTCCAGGTGTTGCAACAATGATTTGTGGTTTTTGTCTAGAAAGGATTCgttcttgtttttgtatgGCTAAACCGCCAACAATCAATGCCACTTTGATCATTGAACTAAATTTGCATATATTGTCAATATGTTGTTTAATCTGGACGGCCAACTCTCTGGTTGGTGTTAGAATGATCGATCTAAGTTTAGGatcattgtttgatgattcatcCATTTCTTTGATAATTTGATCGACTATAGGAATGGCAAATGCTAATGTTTTACCGCTACCAGTCGGTGCGGCAGCATAAATATTCATACGATCATTGATTGCAGCTGGTATTGCAGCCGATTGAATGGCCGTTGGTGTAAACATCCGAAGTGATCGTAGACATTGAATTATTGGTTTTGGTacagataattttttccactcAGACATTATCCAGGTCTTTTTGTGGCGAAACTTTACAATTTTGCAAATTATTTGagttgattgataatttctttcgaagaaaaagaataaacacagttttgaaaatgaacgaattaaattttattattattattattattattggttgctcataatttgaaagaaataaaaattaaactgatctgacaaaaaaaacatgaaaaaacgTGCTTTATCAAATTGTCCGTTCTTAAACGTTGTTACGTTTCAACTTAACATCATCTTCGCCATCACTTTTAAATTCTACTTCATCTTCTTGCTTGGACACGACAAATGAATTTACAttcttgatcaattttttcttttttatatttttgactttatgttttgtttctttttcggATTTCCTATCATCATCTGGTTTACTCGGTTCAGCTCGAacaatttgataattatctAGCTCTTCGATGGAAACTAAACCTTGGAAATCTTCTGCCGTTAGACCATCATCACACTCGATTGCCACCGGTTTCCAATGATGCTCATCCtttgattttcgttttcgtgtCATTTcttaagaaaaaattaacaaaaaagaacaagtaaaaatattttgaacatGAAATAAACACGCGTGTGatcattaaaaacaaaattccgTAGCGTCATCTAGTGGGtgtcttgaaaaaaatttaagcGAGCTCGATTGTTACTCGATTGTATTTATCCATGGTTCCAATCTTGTTGATatcacattgaatttttcgaaaGAAATATCTCTCTCTTTTAATCAAGGTATTGATTGGATTAATTCGGATTCACACGAATTATCtgttatttgattattattattattataaacgtAATGCGTAGTAGATCtcgatcaccatcatctcGAAGCCGTTCCCGTCATGATGTAAGGCCTAGACCACGTGAACATGAACGAGGTCGTGATAATGGTACAAGTCGAGATTCTCGATCGCATCGCGAACATCGAACAGGTCGAGATTATCCCCGTAGTCCTCTACGTGAACGCGATGGTGGTGAAAGACGAATAGTTCGTGAACAGCGATATCGCAACTATGACCGTGAACGCAGTGGAATTGATGATCGGGATCGGCATCAAGATAGAGGGGATGGACGCAAACATCATCGTGGCCATCAACATCgatatcatgatcatcgtaGATCACAATCACCTCGTGCTCGTCGGCGTTCTCGATCTAGATCGCGATCCAAAACACcaaaatcggaaaaaaatagtggAGCCGTTCCTCAATATCTGATGAATCGTCCGGAAATTACTGACAAAGATCTCGAAGGTAAAACTgaagaagaacaaaaaatgatgaaattgatgggGTTTGCTGGTTTCGATTCGACAAAAGGTAAACCAGTCAAAGGAAATAATGTTTCGGCTGTTAATGTCTTACAGAAACGTAAATATCGTCAATATATGAATCGAAAAGGTGGATTTAATCGGCCATTAGATTTTGTCGCTTAACATtgaacatttcatttgaattttatctgtaaatatttaaattttttgaaatttggaaaaatgaaataaattaatgCTTTCTTTTTCTGGAATTCTTTTTCGCAGAtcggttttcatttttgttgtctgtTCGTTTAGTTCTCGATATAAATGTCTTTGATTTTACTTTGGACATTATTTTGTCTTTCATATTCAAAGATGATCCAGCTTTTTTCTTCGTACATTTGACTTCATTTGGTCGTCTGGTGTGTTTATTGTTGCCGAATGTTAATGTTGCCTTTTGTTCAATCATATAAATAGATTGCATTCTTAAAATTTTGCCaattttaaacatttttattatttatttattaatcattttttaaattaaaagtTTGCCATTTAAGAAGAAAATAGCTTTCATTataaaaaagtttaaaaattgaaataaatccAATCGCCTATTTtaacattgttgttgctcaCATTGTTGAAACAGTTCAGTTCATTGTCATGACTTGCcaatttgttttccatttgagCGATAttacaatcaacaatcaaaaaaatttgaacatcAAAAACGATGGCTTTTGAACCGAAAATAGCTTCTGATCTTTCGGCCATTCCGAATGGCAAAACTCATCTTGAAGATATGGTCATTAATGGTATGTTCGAAGAACCAGTATCTACTGGCACAACAATTATGGCCCTAGAATTCGATGGCGGTGTTGTAGTTGGAGCTGATTCGCGAACAACATCTGGTTCTTTTATCGCAAATCGTGTTACGgataaattgacaaaaattaCCGATCAGATTTATGTATGTCGATCAGGAAGTGCGGCTGATACACAAGCAATAGCCGATGTTGTTGCCtatcatttggatttttatcaaatggaAACAGGTGAACCGGCATTAGTTCCGATTGCCGCTAATCTATTTCGAGATATGTGCTACAATTATCGTGATTCTATAACTGCTGGAATTATTTGTGCTGGATGGGATCGTCGGTATGGTCCACAAGTTTATACAATACCGTTGGGCGGCATGGTCGTGCGACAACCTGTATCGATTGGTGGATCTGGTTCAACTTATATCTATGGTTATGTTGATTCACAATATCGACCAGGAATGAATAAGGAAGAATGTTGTCAACTCGTAACAAATGCTTTATCATTGGCTATGGCACGTGATGGATCAAGTGGTGGTGTAGCAAGATTGGCTATCATTACTGAACAAGGTGTTGAACGTCGTGTTACATTATCTGGTGATTTACCTAAATTTCATGAAGGAtaattatgaaatgaatatttcccatatatttcaatttctaaataaactttttttaattcattgatttatacattttgatgattttgtttactGTTTACCATGCTAGTCTTTGATCTACgttcatcaaattttcgataggatttgaaaaataatgaggCGAAAATAATCACAATGCCAAGTAAACCGAGCCAAGTGATTGAATGTGAATAGATAAAACAGGAAAGAAGAATAGCAAATGCTTGCCGTAAGGTCATGATTAAAGTGAAAATAATTGCACCATATGTTGAGATCGTATGAAATATAAACAATTGTCCACCGGCTGAACatattgataatattatGCAATCACGCATCAAAGCAGGATTTGCAAATAATAAGCTTAACGATGGAAAGAAATCGCTTTGTTGTAATAAAGAAACCAAAGTAAATAGGATCGAATAGAAATTAACAGCGGCCATCATATGTAAACTCGTCAATGATCGATATTGGTCAAAAAGTGATTGTTGCCAATTCGATGTGAACGAATCAAATGTTAGATAGAgaaccaaaatgatgatgcccgatataaatgatgaaaacgtgaatgaatcatttattgTATCATCCACATGGTGAGATTCTCGTTGTTCATTAAGCATAAATATGGACATACCAAACGATATAGCAATAGCGAATAGCCATTCTTCACGTTTTTGTGTTCTACCCATAAGAATTCGATTCATTAACATTGTCGGTATCATTTTACATCCTTTTGATAGAACCTGTGCCGGAAAACTAACATATTTAAGTGCTTCATATTGACACCAACTACTCATAATATTCGATAATGAACAATAGATGTACATATAGAATGGTGGTTGTTTTGttcgaaaaaatgatttatgttGGTGGCTTGAATGGTAATTCTGTTGATACAATAATACTATCACAGCAATAATGAAGGCTAATACTCGATTGATGAGGACTAAAAATTGTGCATTTCGGAATTTTATATTAATCATGTTCGGATCCAGTGAatctaaaatcaaaaaaaaaacaataagaatttaaatgaaaatgattagcTCTAATAAATCTTACCGACAGAAATTATCGAAAGTAGATTCTCTGTTATCTGATTTGAATGTGTATCAATAAAAGAGCTATGGACAGCATAATTTTGtgtcataattttttcttgcaaGATTCCCCATGTTAAGAATGAAATTTGTAGTccgaaaaaacaataaaataaatgaaaaacatttgtatttttttcccgcACTTTTTGTGGTTTGTTGGATTTTAGATTTTCTTCATCCGCTTCAGATGATAACAATAGTGATCCATCTTCGATGGTCAATGGAAGTTCGTTGCTTGCAGGAACACCGTACACCAAAAGTTTTATCCATCGTATGTGTTTAACttttacaaaaataaattccgACAAGCGTCATAATGaattagattattattatattgatataaaaaaatcattttgcaCCTACCATAAGAAGGTAAAAGATCTCGTTTGGCTAGGAAAACCAAAAGTCCAACTGGTATTATTATAACGAAATAATCGGTAAGATTTTTTATGAAATGGATAAACCacgatgaatgatgaagaatcggatgatgatcatgatcatttaaCGGTTGTTCGGTTAAAGTAAATTCGATCCGATAAACAAAGATCAATAATATCGCGCATATTGGATTTCGAAACATTGATCTATTCAAAATTGATACAAACATAATATTGTTATCGTTGGCCAGCgataaatcaatcgaatggCAAATATTAAAGGAAAAGacattgatgaatcaatgcAAACAGGATACGTTTCAAGTTTctcttattattatcaagcAAGATCAATCAACATGTATTCatttcgaataataattttcaacattcgATGGTTTATACATTATATAATGTTATTTGATATTATcatattccatttttttagCACAATGCTCAAACACTTATTACACACATTCATTACacaataattatcataatcaataaatccttcaaatgacaaaaaaattcattgaatctaAATATGCCAACAAGTTTTCTCTCACTTCTCTATCTCTAAATAATCATATTGTGTCGCTTGTTTATatttatgatcaaaaaagCATTGAAAGAGAATTTTCTATCTGATCGCCATCTGTTGGTTCAGAATTTATTGctaaaatttattaaatttttttccactaatTTTCACTCGATTGTTCTTCCTGTTTGGAACTTGAACTTTGTTctgctgatgatgacgttGTTTGCGATGTTGTTTCTGATTGTTCTTTACTTTCACCACTGTTATCTTCCGATATTGGTTGTTCGATAGTATTCGATATTCTGGCTGATGGATTGCCATTTTCAACGGCTTGTTCACTGCCACTTTCACTATCTTTATTATAGTTGGTGTTACTTTTGAcgatttgttcattcaaagCGGAAGCCGCTTCAACCATCGTTTGATTCACCTCTTCACCGGTAGCTTCATCAGCTTCCGATGGTTGTGCAGATGTCTCCTGTTCTTCGGCTGCTTGTAATTCTTCATTAGTTATATTTCCTTCgtcatcttcttcttcttcgccACCAATTTCATCTGCTTCCACTTCTTCACCACCATCCATATCACCATTGcttacatttgatgatggtctTAGTGTCGGTTCATTTGCTTGAATTTCTATTGATTCGCTTACTTCTTTAtcagatgttgatgataaggCTGTTTTATAATCATTCGTAGCTATGATTGCTGGTTtgctcatcatttttttcgatgtaaattttgttttttgtttggaactATAATTACTTTCGGctttacttttttcttttttagaTGTTTTAGAAGATGTTGacttttgtttcgatttgttactttttgtttctgttgatTTGCTTGTCGATGTTGCTTTTTTgcttgattcatttttaccCGAATGGACGGCTGTTGATGcgtttttggatttttctttccgacttttatttgatgatttggatgAATTCTTCtctataatcataatttcgGTAGTAAAAAATCGATCACGTAAAATGTCACCAACTTTGATTCGTTTTCGTGGATCCATGACAAATATTTTATCACATAATTCTTTTGCGACTGGATCGATaggatgtttttttgtgaacATATTCCATTGATCGATAAAAGTCATTCGCGTTCGAACATGAAATGGATAATGATGTGTAAGTAATGATACAATAATGGTACCCAATGACCATACATCCGCTTTTGAAGGATCATATACATTTTGAAATGCTTCCGGTGGTAAGAAATTATTCTTATGTATTCGTTTTtccttttgttgttgcagtGCTTTCTGCTTATGATTATCCCAGAATAGGACTGCTTTACTCCAGCCAAGAATTTTTATATGTCCACAATCGATAACCAAATGTTTTAGCTTAATGAATCGATGAGCAATACCATACTGTTGTAAAACGCATACGCCTTCAGTCAATTGTCGTATCCATTGTTGTATAGTCCGTATGGGAATTGCTTGCTTTTCTACAATTATATCGTACAAAGTTTTCATTGCCAATGTTTCCATGAAAATCAGATATactttttcaatattaaatatttcataaatttttggAAATGATTTACACAACGGTTTCtttccaatgaatttatAAATCTTTACACTGTGTCgttcaaaattttgtttatatcGAGCGGTCATCAGTTTGAGATTTATAATTTTGACCATCATCGTACGACTACCGGGACCGCTaccattgaataaattatccTTTCCTTTATTAATGTCGACTTTATATCCTTTACGATTCATCTCTTTGATTGAGGAACATTTTTCTATAGTTTGATCTTCGATTtgttcttgaatttttttacattccaTCAATACACTCATCGTATCGACGactgatgattttgaatttttagatttctttttcaatggtGGAGTTTTACATTTTTGTGATGCTCCAATCGTACTGCAACTCAACGCTTCAGTAAAACtggatcgattgattgatgaagttgcattttttttagattttgattTCGTGTTCGATTTACGGCTGCTACTTTTGACCGATTTAGCTTTTTTCGATTTGGACTTTGTTTTACCTCGTTGCATTCTAGATAGGAGAAGAAAGCTTATTTTTcgtaaaataataaaacgaatattaaaattttaatacaAAACTGATTTTATTCGATAGcgatttcattcaacaagaattaatcaaatttatttacaataaaaaaaatcaagatttATGGTGAATGGATTggataaattcaattaattgttgatcgattttcaatttcaattcagtATTTGCCATTGCCGGTAAGTAATTGTAAGCAACATATACTGGacgattatcattgaatcgaCGGCTTAATTTATTAGCCATTTCTTGATCGGCAACCGAATCCAATTGTTGCCGATTGGCAATGATCGATGTTGAATTAACACCTAAAGCCAATGCTAAGCTTTCAAGTTTAGGACATGATGGATCACCAATCCATACCATGAATGTTTGATAGATACGAATGAATTGTAATTTAATTCTATGTTCATTAATTTCGATTATTTTATCTTCGAACTGTACAGATTCATCCATTGTGATTTATAAAtgtcaaaatttcaaacttgttcataataaaaaaaaatataaatcacgtgttaattaattaatttatacGCTGAAAGTTTATTTTGACGACTGGAACGATCATTtcatacaatgatgaaaaaaaaatcagatcatCATTGCACGGATAGTTCAAATTCTCTTTATTAAATTcgaatatattttcatttcaaatcattggACAGAAAATCtttggaaatttattttttggaattttcttttttttctaaaaaaatataatgaaaatatgtgatttttaatttgttttcggatattttcttgttcttttttctctttaaataaataatatgtATGTATTTTTGTAAGGACCAAACTCTTGAAATGATTCCAGTTCTGATTTTGTATCGTTATTTACAATGTATTTGTTAGCttaattttaaaacaaaTATAGAATGTGTGTGGACAACTTTCgacatcaatgaatgaaaaaagattgggaaaaaagatttttaaattttgttgaagATGGTATATATATCAAATAAGAATGggaaaataattattttcatctatttgtacagaaaaaaatgtgtgaatCCTGAAAATAAATGAGTAAAACAAGctcaatgaaaatggatgaatataaatgtcgtttagttttttttaaatcctTTTTCgtcattgattaattttattgGCTGACTTAGATGGCCGTCTCGCCAATCAATATTAATTTGTTGATCATATCTGGATCAGTGGGCATTTCCTCTTCATCTACATTGTACGTTTTATCGACTTGATGAGTTTGATGATGTAATCGTCTTTGTCCACCAGACGGTGATAATGgtaaatttaattcatttaaatgaccatcattttcattgttgttttcatgttGATTTTCCTGTAGATTATTAGGTGGTTGATTAAGTTGTGGGGATTGCTGATATTGAAGGGAATAGCGATTCAATTCGCTCGATGTATTCTGATCGGTCTTCATAAGTTAGTCATATAGgcgaaaaaatgaagaaaaaaataaattcaattacgatgatgtgattattattattattataatttatcATAAAAAACAGACCTCTCTACGAAAGAAGGAGCTACAATTAGACATCAACGAATGTTTCGTAATCCGGCTAGATAAATTATTTGTCTGATGATTGGTTGTATGTGGTTGTTGGCCGTTGTTTCCATTACCAGACATGGTAGAATGATTATAGCccaatgaaaaatgtctATTTAAGAAATGTTGCTTACATGATAGCCAtagtttttttaattcaatttgtacTTCATGATTGAAGAAACAATATAATAACGCAACCAAACAACCCTGATTgaaatatgatgaatgagTTAAACCACAACATTcatattgaacaacaacaaaaaaaatatcagattcataatttcaatattttatgtatgaaatatatatattaataaataCCTGAAATGTTGTAAATGTTAGATCAGTATATAGCCAGATAATTTCGAATATAtcatatgaattgaatgtgatTGTTGTGAATGCCAAAAAGAACATATAATGAACACCGAATAAAGGAACCAATACTAATGTTGAACGAAACCAGGTAcgatatttatattttcttGCATATGTTGCCGCCGATTTagcaaacattttcaaaaataatacaCGTATAATGTTGACGAAGAATACAAAATTCAACTAAATATAtcataaattgatcaataattcgtatccagaaatgaaaataaaaaacgcaatataaattaaaacaaatatatttgattagtttcaaacattatttttttggtttggttttgttttattagtttaattaaattatgcatcattaattaatgttaatgatgatagtgaaatcgtagatgatgatggatatatATAGggtatatatttgaaaatatttgaaatctCACTAAAAAAAAGCTACATACCACAATAACAATTGTAATTGGTGCCCGCATGAtccagaaaattttcaaattactATTTGTTGTCCAGCAACTGtataaaagaataaaaatatttaattgaatttttgattgacctaaatttgattcgatttgttttgaattgaattgttgatTGACGTACCGTGTATCTTCATATAATGATCTCATTAATGCCCATGTTGTAACAATCGGAATAGGAAGACCttgtatataaaaaaattcaacatcaatATACGGAGAGATAAAGTATAGATGTTTTAATGTTGAAACtggaaacaaaattatcaatttcacTTACACCATCCAAGTATAACATATGGTATGATGTtggaattatcattaaatatGTTAAGAAAAATAACATTATGCAAATATAAGCCTTCCATAAAGATCCAATTATAATTAGccaataatgaatattgCCATATAGTTGTGAATACTTTGCATGCAATAGACTGTTATCAATTAATAGtttaaacaaataaaaaaaggaaattaaaaaatccCAATCAACATTAAAAATCATACCGAAGTACGGAAAGAATTTTCCCAATCA
This window of the Dermatophagoides farinae isolate YC_2012a chromosome 3, ASM2471394v1, whole genome shotgun sequence genome carries:
- the LOC124495062 gene encoding ATP-dependent RNA helicase DDX24, whose protein sequence is MSEWKKLSVPKPIIQCLRSLRMFTPTAIQSAAIPAAINDRMNIYAAAPTGSGKTLAFAIPIVDQIIKEMDESSNNDPKLRSIILTPTRDSMIKVALIVGGLAIQKQERILSRQKPQIIVATPGRLWEMLNSNTVPYLNRKSLITDLRSLVIDEADRMIEKSHFQELGFIIDFFNKDDCNPLKSGKCQVFIFSATLTMNRSTKKKHRLSSNKSDRDSIDLIKSLNLDRNTLKTCDLTDGGRRSKPDAEHLTESIIHCLKDDKDLYLYYFVLNNPGRTIVFCNSIDCIRRLLNLFRFLRMNPLSIHSSMPQKRRLTNIERFTTKRNSLIFATDVASRGLDIPNIDHVVHYQVPRSADIYIHRSGRTARINNKGFSLILCDPREEAFFLRNFSKIIHKESIAEYSNINSRILKRLKERIRLAQLCDMLEHKLRKNRTEENWFRTTAKACEIEYDSDEQGDDDVENQNSSIRERKDCERKLKTYEHELSILLKKPLPNRSLLNSS
- the Prosbeta1 gene encoding proteasome beta1 subunit; translated protein: MAFEPKIASDLSAIPNGKTHLEDMVINGMFEEPVSTGTTIMALEFDGGVVVGADSRTTSGSFIANRVTDKLTKITDQIYVCRSGSAADTQAIADVVAYHLDFYQMETGEPALVPIAANLFRDMCYNYRDSITAGIICAGWDRRYGPQVYTIPLGGMVVRQPVSIGGSGSTYIYGYVDSQYRPGMNKEECCQLVTNALSLAMARDGSSGGVARLAIITEQGVERRVTLSGDLPKFHEG
- the sll gene encoding adenosine 3'-phospho 5'-phosphosulfate transporter 1 codes for the protein MFVSILNRSMFRNPICAILLIFVYRIEFTLTEQPLNDHDHHPILHHSSWFIHFIKNLTDYFVIIIPVGLLVFLAKRDLLPSYVKHIRWIKLLVYGVPASNELPLTIEDGSLLLSSEADEENLKSNKPQKVREKNTNVFHLFYCFFGLQISFLTWGILQEKIMTQNYAVHSSFIDTHSNQITENLLSIISVDSLDPNMINIKFRNAQFLVLINRVLAFIIAVIVLLYQQNYHSSHQHKSFFRTKQPPFYMYIYCSLSNIMSSWCQYEALKYVSFPAQVLSKGCKMIPTMLMNRILMGRTQKREEWLFAIAISFGMSIFMLNEQRESHHVDDTINDSFTFSSFISGIIILVLYLTFDSFTSNWQQSLFDQYRSLTSLHMMAAVNFYSILFTLVSLLQQSDFFPSLSLLFANPALMRDCIILSICSAGGQLFIFHTISTYGAIIFTLIMTLRQAFAILLSCFIYSHSITWLGLLGIVIIFASLFFKSYRKFDERRSKTSMVNSKQNHQNV
- the LOC142597355 gene encoding uncharacterized protein LOC142597355, yielding MTRKRKSKDEHHWKPVAIECDDGLTAEDFQGLVSIEELDNYQIVRAEPSKPDDDRKSEKETKHKVKNIKKKKLIKNVNSFVVSKQEDEVEFKSDGEDDVKLKRNNV
- the LOC124495066 gene encoding uncharacterized protein LOC124495066, translated to MRSRSRSPSSRSRSRHDVRPRPREHERGRDNGTSRDSRSHREHRTGRDYPRSPLRERDGGERRIVREQRYRNYDRERSGIDDRDRHQDRGDGRKHHRGHQHRYHDHRRSQSPRARRRSRSRSRSKTPKSEKNSGAVPQYLMNRPEITDKDLEGKTEEEQKMMKLMGFAGFDSTKGKPVKGNNVSAVNVLQKRKYRQYMNRKGGFNRPLDFVA